A portion of the Microbulbifer agarilyticus genome contains these proteins:
- a CDS encoding LysR family transcriptional regulator, whose protein sequence is MADLNDMMVFRAVVDQGSFTGAATELGLPKSNISRKVSRLEESLGARLLERSTRALHLTEVGRLYYEHCVRIAEEISSAEQVIEAHSAQPKGWIKLCTSVTLGQALISPLLPTFREQYPEVHVDMMLTNRRVDIIEEGFDLAIRAGESPDSNLVSRRLYTASLNLYASPQYVETRRADKITQLEELHQHCCLHMNANSERARWQLFNGNEEHTFEFQPEMRCNDFSSIQQQVINGGGISLLPDYLCQQDIQAGNLIQVLPGWSGKSVSVYGIFPSRKGVSPKIRAFLDYLLGNLK, encoded by the coding sequence ATGGCGGATTTGAACGACATGATGGTATTCAGAGCGGTAGTCGATCAGGGCAGCTTTACCGGCGCCGCCACCGAGCTGGGCCTGCCTAAATCCAACATCAGCCGCAAGGTATCCCGCCTGGAAGAAAGTCTGGGGGCACGACTGCTTGAACGATCTACCCGCGCACTGCACCTCACCGAAGTAGGCCGACTCTACTACGAGCACTGTGTGCGTATCGCAGAAGAAATTAGCAGCGCCGAACAGGTCATCGAAGCCCACAGCGCGCAACCGAAAGGCTGGATAAAACTGTGCACCTCGGTAACGCTGGGCCAGGCACTGATCAGCCCGCTATTGCCGACTTTCCGTGAGCAATACCCTGAGGTGCACGTGGATATGATGCTCACCAATCGACGCGTGGACATCATTGAAGAAGGTTTTGACCTGGCGATACGTGCGGGGGAATCCCCAGATTCAAACCTGGTATCCAGAAGGCTCTACACCGCATCGCTCAATCTCTATGCGAGCCCGCAATACGTAGAAACCAGAAGAGCTGACAAAATCACACAGTTAGAAGAGTTGCATCAACACTGTTGCTTGCATATGAATGCAAATAGCGAGCGAGCTCGCTGGCAGCTGTTTAACGGCAACGAGGAACATACATTCGAATTCCAACCGGAAATGCGCTGCAACGACTTCAGTAGTATTCAACAGCAAGTCATTAACGGAGGGGGAATATCTCTACTGCCTGATTACCTATGCCAACAAGATATACAAGCAGGAAATCTCATACAGGTACTGCCCGGTTGGAGTGGAAAATCCGTAAGTGTCTACGGAATTTTTCCAAGTCGAAAAGGCGTTTCCCCGAAAATCCGTGCATTTCTGGACTATTTATTGGGCAATCTGAAATAG